The Xiphophorus hellerii strain 12219 chromosome 22, Xiphophorus_hellerii-4.1, whole genome shotgun sequence genome has a window encoding:
- the flrt3 gene encoding leucine-rich repeat transmembrane protein FLRT3, with protein MVRHCKSFVLFLIRIGLLLGLANPLVTSASCPSACRCDGTFIYCNDRGLTSIPTGMPLDATVLFLQNNRIKSSGIPSELRGLVNVEKIYLYCNNLDEFPTNLPLGLKELHLQENNVRMITHASLAQIPYIEELHLDDNSVSAVSIEEGAFRDSNHLRLLFLSRNHLSTIPIGLPMSIEELRFDDNRISSISEQSLQDLINLKRLILDGNLLNNRGIGEMAFINLINLTELSLVRNSLTSPPANLPGTSLEKLHLQDNHINRVPFGAFAYLRQLYRLDLSGNNLSSLPQGAFEDLDNLTHLLLRNNPWQCTCRMKWVRDWLRSLPTKVNVRGFMCQGPDKVKGMAIKDLTTDMFDCADSELFSTYETSTVSNNLRPSQPQWPPFVTRRPVVKGPDISKNYHSTTSSSGRKIITISVKSSSADAIHISWRVSQPMTALRLSWLKLGHSPAFGSITETIVQGERTEYLLTALEPDSAYRICMVPMETSNIYLSDETPVCIETETGPHKSYQPTTTLNREQEKEPYKNSSLPLAAIIGGAVALLAIIMLALVCWYVHRNGSLFSRNCTYNKGRRRKDDYAEAGTKKDNSILEIRETSFQMIPINHLPVSKEEFVIHTIFPPNGLSLYKSPHNENSINNRSYRDSGIPDSDHSHS; from the coding sequence ATGGTACGTCACTGCAAGTCCTTTGTCCTTTTCCTAATAAGGATTGGGCTGCTGCTGGGTCTAGCAAACCCCTTGGTCACCTCTGCCTCGTGTCCCTCAGCTTGTCGCTGTGACGGGACCTTCATATACTGTAATGACCGAGGCTTGACTTCCATACCTACAGGGATGCCTCTGGATGCTACAGTGCTCTTTCTGCAAAACAACCGCATCAAGAGTTCAGGCATCCCCTCAGAGCTCCGCGGACTGGTAAATGTGGAGAAGATCTATCTTTATTGCAACAATCTGGATGAATTCCCAACTAATCTTCCACTTGGACTAAAAGAGCTCCACCTGCAGGAGAATAATGTCAGAATGATAACCCATGCCTCATTAGCTCAGATTCCTTACATTGAGGAACTTCACCTGGATGACAACTCTGTGTCAGCAGTCAGCATAGAAGAGGGGGCTTTCAGGGACAGTAATCACTTGAGACTGCTTTTTCTCTCCAGAAACCATTTGAGTACCATCCCAATAGGCCTACCCATGAGCATTGAGGAGCTGCGCTTTGATGATAACCGCATCTCGTCCATCTCAGAGCAATCATTACAAGATCTCATCAATCTGAAACGACTAATCTTAGATGGCAACCTTCTGAACAACCGTGGGATTGGAGAAATGGCTTTCATCAACTTGATCAACTTGACTGAGCTGTCACTGGTGAGGAACTCCCTGACTTCACCGCCAGCAAACCTCCCAGGCACCAGTTTGGAAAAACTGCACCTACAAGATAATCACATAAACCGGGTGCCATTTGGGGCTTTTGCCTACTTGAGGCAGCTGTATCGCCTGGACCTATCTGGTAACAACCTAAGTAGCCTCCCACAGGGTGCATTTGAAGATTTGGACAATCTTACACATCTTCTGCTGAGAAACAACCCATGGCAGTGCACTTGCAGGATGAAATGGGTGCGGGACTGGTTGCGGTCACTGCCAACAAAAGTGAATGTACGTGGTTTCATGTGCCAGGGTCCAGATAAGGTCAAAGGCATGGCTATTAAAGATCTGACCACAGATATGTTTGACTGTGCTGATTCAGAACTGTTCTCCACATATGAGACAAGCACAGTCTCCAACAATTTACGCCCTTCACAGCCCCAGTGGCCACCGTTTGTCACCAGAAGGCCTGTGGTGAAAGGGCCTGACATCAGTAAGAATTACCACAGTACTACCAGCTCTTCAGGCAGAAAGATCATCACCATCAGTGTGAAATCAAGTAGTGCAGATGCAATTCATATATCATGGAGAGTGTCACAACCCATGACTGCCCTGCGGCTCAGCTGGCTAAAGCTGGGACACAGCCCTGCCTTTGGCTCCATAACTGAAACCATTGTGCAGGGAGAGAGGACAGAGTATCTCCTCACTGCACTGGAGCCAGACTCTGCCTATAGGATATGCATGGTTCCCATGGAGACCAGCAATATTTACCTGTCAGATGAGACCCCTGTTTGCATCGAGACAGAGACCGGGCCTCACAAATCCTACCAACCGACTACAACTTTAAATAGAGAGCAGGAAAAAGAGCCTTATAAAAATTCCAGTCTGCCTTTGGCTGCCATTATCGGAGGGGCCGTGGCTCTTTTGGCAATAATCATGCTGGCACTGGTGTGCTGGTATGTGCACAGGAATGGGTCGCTTTTTTCCAGGAACTGCACCTACAACAAAGGTCGACGGAGAAAGGACGATTACGCTGAGGCTGGCACCAAGAAGGACAATTCCATTCTGGAGATAAGAGAAACTTCTTTTCAAATGATACCTATAAATCATCTGCCCGTGTCCAAGGAGGAGTTTGTGATACACACAATTTTCCCACCAAATGGCTTAAGTTTATACAAAAGTCCACACAATGAGAACAGCATTAACAACAGGAGCTACAGAGACAGTGGAATACCAGATTCAGATCATTCCCATTCATGA